AATTAAGGCAGACTATACAGCGAACTACTTTTAATGATAGCGAGACTAATTCTACCGACTCGGTTAATTCAGAGAGCAGTGACTCGCCATAATTTAGCCGTGTAAATTGCTTATAAAAATGGCTAGAGAATACAGAATACATCGCTCTAGCCAAACACGTTGAAATGGAGTCTACTTAATCGAAAACTGCTGTAATTCTCTTACTTGCATAAAAAAGCCCATCAATTGGATTTTGGTAGACCACCAGTATCAGCTACAAATCCCTCAAATTGCTTTTGGCTGGCACGATTTCTGGAACGGGGGGATAAGTATTGGTAGGATTGGCACTTTCCTGAGTGTATCCCGAACTGTCTTGACTGTTAGAGGGATATTGACTGTTAGCTGGATTTTGTTGGCTTGGTTGACTATTGCGTAAAGCTTTTTCGGCTTTATTCAAGCTATCTATAGTGACGTTGTAGCTTTCAGTGTCTCCTTGCTGAAAAAATAGTTCTGAAGCCTTTTTAAAGTCTGCCACCGCGCCTGGGAAATCTCGTTGATAATAACGCACTGCACCGCGATTGTGATAAGACTTACCATAGTCGGGAGCAATTTCAATCGCGCGATCGTAGTCAGATAGCGCACCAGGGATATCTTTTAATTCTTCCCGCAAAATACCTCGATTGAGATAAGACCAATGATCGGCAGGATTGCTTTGTAAAGCGTTATTGTAGTCTTCTAATGCCTCTTGTTTGTTACCCAGACGATAATTAGCCAAACCGCGACTAAAATGAGCGAGAGAAAAGCTAGGATCGATCGCAATGGCGCGATCGTATTTGGCGATCGCAGAGTTTATATTCCGCTTGGTATAATCGATTAAACCTTGATAATAGACGGCTAGAACATTGTCGGGATTTTCATCCTCTGCTTCGATTAAATAATTATTCGCTGCTTCTATATTTCCTCTTTGTAATAGTTCTACACCTTCAATGTATTTTTTTCTGGCTTCCAGGTCGATGTTTTGCTCTTGGTCGGGTTTGCCACCCTTTACCGCCAAATTAGAATTGTCTATACCTGCAATTGTTGAAGCCTCTAGAAAGTTTTTAATCGGGATAGCTGCATTAAATCCTGTCTTTAAAGGTTCGGGAATGCTGGAAGATTCGCTTTTAACACTGCCAATTACATCTCCCTGTCCGTGAATTCCAATTAACTGACCGCTAGAATTAAATACTGGACCTCCACTCATTCCCCTACGAGTTAAAGCCTGATAGCGCATACTATAGCCTTCTGCCGCATCTTCGCGGATGCTGGTAATCATTCCTGTAGTGAACTCATGTTGGCGATCGCTATTAATATCTACCGATAAAGGATAGCCAGAAACATAAACACTAGCTCCCACAGTAGCATATTTAGAATCACCGAAAGTAGCAACTGAATATGTTTCTGGACTTTCAAAGGTGACAGTTGCTAAATCTAATCCCGTTTGTTCTTTAAGACTCGTAACCTTATTAACTGAATATTGCTGCGATTTAGTTTTGACAACATAACCTACATTGAGATTTTGAACCACATGATTGGCAGTAAGAACCGTGTAGGTATTATCTCTTTTGGCAATAATTACTCCCGAACCGCCAGGAATTCCCAAACTATTATCAATTTTAACTGTAGTTGCTATGGCGATCGCGGCAATTTCGGTAGCATCTTTTGCCATAACGACTGAAGCCTGGGTTATTACTAACGCTGCTGTTACTGTCGTTCCAGAAATAACATTAGTTATTAAATGTGAATTAAAAAAAGAATTCATAGTACAAATTAATTTTATTCAGTTTGTGATGCTTGTGGAGCAAATTGCAGATAACTAGTAATGGGAATTCCCCAACTGGAATTAACCATCTTTTCTAGTATTTCGGGTGGTGGTTCGCTACCATCTTCAAAAATATAAGCACCAAAATCGGGTTCGGCATATTTTTGACGACCATTAATTCCAATCAACAAACCCTGAGTATTAAAAATTGGTCCGCCACTCATTCCTGCTTCAATATCATTGGTATAGCCCAAGCTATAACCTTGAGACAGAGATTTAAACGGAATCAGCGACACTTCTCCCTGAGTCAATCGAAATGCCTGAATTCCTAAAGCAATAGTATTGGAAGTTCGATCGCCATCATAGAGGGGAAATCCTGCCGCATATACCTTCTCTCCTGGTTGAGGAGTATTTTTGGTAGTAGTTGCTATTGGATATCGATCGAGACTTTGAAACTGAACTATAGCTAGATCGAGATCGTGTAACTGCTGTGGTTCTTGCAGCAATACATGCGCTTGTCCATCGACAGTTAAAATATTCAGAATATCGTTAGTGGCTACTACGTGCCAATTAGTTAGAACAGTATATATGTTTCCCTGCTGACGAATAATCACACCCGAACCAGATGTATTAGGACGAACTATCCGTACTGTGGTTGATTGCGCTTGACGATAAATATCCTGGCTATAAGTATCATCTGGAAGAACATAACTAGGTATAGTCTGAGGATGAACGAGCTTTTGTTGCCAGCAACTTCCAGAGATTGTTACTAAGATTGCTATAAATAGTTTTAGTTGCTGATTGTGACTTTTAGCCATAAACCAAGCCACTTTAGCTGAGTTTCGCGTTCTCGACTGTCTGCGATTGCATTTCATTCTTCTATATTTGTTAGAAGGCTTGCTTAAAATTCTCTGTTGCTGCGGTTGGGAGACTCTAATTGATAAATAGGTGGAGTTGGCATGGTTTCATTTAGCTTTGAGCCAACATCTATGTAAGGAATTTCAGTAACCGATTCATAATTTGAACTTTCTGATGCTCCTTTGGTTCTCCATTCAAAAAGATTGTTGAGAGCTTGCAGTCCATCTTGACCTGGTTTGAGAGTATAAATAATTCCCTCACAAGGTCCCTGGTTTTGACTGGCAACACAAATAACTTGTTGATTGTTAATGGTACCTAAAGTTACGTACTTTAACTGTTTGTTTAGGCGAAAAGTTTCTAAGCGCGCACTAACTTCCTGGCAACGTGCCTCTGGAGTCCATCCCGAACCAGAAAAATGATCGCTTACCCATTGAATCCAAGGTTCTTCAACTCCTTGATTATTATGATAAATAGTTGTAAAAGTACCAGAGCTATTATCACAGCGAAAACCAGTTTGAGTAGGAACTTGAGCAAAACCGGGTTGGGCAATTGCAGTGAAACAACTGGCAATCGCGAATGAAATAATATCTAATTTGTATTTCATAGTCAATATTTCCTTAAAAAAACTAATTTAAACTCTTAAAATTGACCAATTATAGTCATAATGAAGTTCTAAAATTCGATTTGAAATTCAGACAATACAAATACATGACTGTAATAATAATACATACTTAGGTTGAAAATAGAATAAATATGCAGAGCGGCGCGATCGACTGAGGACATTAGTCGATTGAAAACTTCAAACCTAATGAGGAGTATCGAGAATACAAAGCTACTGTACCCTAGAATCCACAATATATAAAAAGTGGTATTTTGTTACTACTTTGCAATACAAATATGAAAGTTGAAGAATATCTCAGACAAAACCAGAACTCAATAAAAGAACAGTGCCAAACTATTGCTGATAGTGGCTCAAACGCGATCGTTACCGTAAAAGAAAACCATGAAGACTACATTCATCAAGTAAACACTGTCGAGCAATTCACAGAGGCAATACCTGACGACAAATTCTTCAAAAAAATGCGAGATGGTATTACCAACGCCGTACTAAATAAGGTAATTCCAGTAGTCATTTTTGAAGGACAAAAAGCTCGAATAACAAGCCTCTCAGATTATTTTGAAGATAGCGAATAACTTAACTTTACTGTCGGACTCAACAAAGTCCAAAATATCAAAAGAACTTCAAATAACGCTCAATTTCCCAATCTGAAATGTGATTGTGATATTCTTCCCATTCTCGTTGCTTGTAGTCGATATAGGTCTGATACATACTATCTCCCATAACTTTTTTGCTTAGGGGATCGTTGGCGAACGCTTCGATCGCTTCTCCCAGGGTACGGGGCAGAAATTTAATTCCCGAAGCTGTCAATTTATCTAGAGTATACTCATACATATTTTCAGTGTGGGGTTCTCCAGCATCCAAACCATCTCGAATACCTTCCAGCCCTGCCGCTAAAATCATTGCTGCACCCAGATAAAGATTGGTTGAGATATCTGCTGCCCTGCATTCAACTCTGCCACCAGCCAGAGGAATTCGCAGCATATTGGTACGGTTGTTATTACCATAGCAAATATATACAGGTGCCCAGGTCGAACCCGACATAGCTCCTTTAGGTACGAGTCTTTTATAGCTATTAACCGTAGGACAGGTTACGGCACAAATTGCAGGAGCGTGTTTGAGGATACCTGCAATAAATTGATATCCTAGCTTGGAAAGCTTACATCCTCGTGAATCGTTTAAATCGATGAATAGGTTTTTTTTAGTATCTTTATCTGCCAGAGACATATTGTAGTGCGCGCCACTGCCTGTAAGTTCCGAAGATAATTTAGGCATAAACGAAGCAAAATAACCGTGTTTTCGCGCAATTTCTTTTGCCATCAGTCGAAAAAAGGTGAAGCGGTCTGCCATCGTCAGTGCATCGCTGTAGTTAAAGTCTATTTCAAACTGCCCTTGAGCATCTTCATGGTCAAAGGAGTAGACATCCCACCCCAACTCATTCATGGCGGTGACGAGTTCATCAATCACCTGGTAGTTATCTAGTAAAGTTGGAACGTCATAACACGCCTTAGCTAAGTTATCGCGATCGCTCGCCGTAGCAAATTTGCCATCTTCAGTATCCCGCAGTATAAAAAATTCGGTTTCGATCCCCAAATTAAAGCTGTACCCCATTTCTTCTGCCTGCGCCAACGTCCGCTTTAAAATATTTCGCGAACAGGCTTCAAAAGGTGCATTCTCACAGTACAGATCGCTAGCAAACCAGACAATTTCTCGATTCCAGGGAAGTACGATCGCACTATTTAGATCGGGATGAGCGGCAACTTCTTCATCATGAATCGATTGAGGAACTCCATCTAAAGCCGCCCCTGTAAATAATTCCGAACCCTGCGACATTTGCTCGAAATGACTTAGGGGAACCATTTTAGCTTTGCACATACCATGAATATCGACATAGCTAGCTAAGGCATATTTCACACCTCTTTCTCTAAGTTGCAACTGAAGAGATTTAGACTCAGCCAGAATTGAATTTTTATCCGACCCATAAATCGCGGTCATAGTTTTTCCTCAAATCCATCTAAAAAATTAGTGTATCGAACCAATTTAAAAAGATTTATTTGATACAAAATTAAAGAGCAATGAGCAATGAGCAATGAGCAGTTTAAAGTTAGTAAATGAAAAATTGTTAGACTTCTTGCATAAATATACTTTAGCGATGCGGCACAGTCGCGCCCTGCGAGTTTTTTCATCTATGCAGGCTTCAAAGAAGCCAAGTCGCGTCTTAGCGACGCTTTGAGCCATTCGGCTCTGCAAAGAAAAGACGGAAACACATCTGCGCCCAGTCTTCAGACTTTAGACTTTAGACTTTAAACTTCAGACCTAACCAACACCTGCATAATCGACTAACTGAGCTAACTTTTGTCTGAGAGTTTCCAACCCCAGGCGATCGCTAGCCGAAATAAATAACGCCAGGGGAAATTCTTCTTTAGCTTTAGCCAAAGTTTCGCTATCTACCCGATCTAGCTTATTAAACACCAACAAAATAGGTCCTGGAGCTAGAGGCATTTCACCTAATATCTGCATTACCGAACGAATTTGATTTTCCCAGGCAGGGTGAGACAAATCGACGACGTGTACTAAAGCATCGGCTTCGGTTACTTCTTCTAAAGTGGCGCGAAAAGCATCTACTAAAGGTGGTGGTAACTGTTGAATAAAGCCTACAGTATCGGTAAGTAAAATGTTTTGTGCTTTGTCTGTAACGGTATTGGTAACGGACAAACGGCGAGTTGTGGGGTCTAGAGTAGCAAACAACTGGTCTGCTGCGTACACTTCAGCGTTAGTTAGGGCATTAATTAAAGTAGATTTACCCGCATTGGTATAGCCGACAATTGCCACGCTGGGGACTTCTTGTTTTTGTCGTTGCTGCCGCATTCGCGAACGATGCGCCTGTAACTGATTGACTTCTTTTTGCAAACGAGCAATACGTTTTTGAATGCTGCGGCGTTCTGTCTCTAGTTTAGTTTCTCCAGGACCTCTAGTACCGATCCCACCACCCAGACGGGACATTGCCTGTCCTCTACCTACCAGACGCGGCAACATATATTCTAGCTGCGCTAATTCTACCTGTAGTTTCCCTGCGCGAGAGCGAGCGCGTTGGGCAAAAATATCTAAAATAATTTCGGTGCGGTCTACTACTCTGACACCAAACTGAGTTTCTAAGTTGCGTACTTGAGCGGGAGAAAGGTCGCGATCGAAGGCTACCAGGTTGGCTCCCACTGTTTGGACTTTAAGGGCAATTTCTCTAACTTTACCCGCACCAACCAAAGTTTGAGGATGGGGGTGCGATCGCTTCTGAGAAACGGTTTGTAATACCGTTCCCCCTGCCGTATTTACCAAACCAATTAATTCATTAATGCTTTCGTCAAATTCGCGATCGCTGGTGCGATCGCTTTTCAAACCTACTAAAATTACTCGCTCTTGATTGGTATCTACCTGTTGAGCTACGTATTCTCGCTCGAACTCGGCTTCCAGACCGTCTACAAGGTCGAAAAAATCCTGTTGGGAAATAGCGTCCACACTCATGGCAGGAGATACCGTCCAGTAGGCACTCGTTTCCAAATCGAGATTGGGTTGGGGTAATAGGTGCGCGAGGTAAGCTTCTTTTACATAACCAGTAGCACCACCACCGCGCCGTAGTTTGCCAACTCCTGTTAGAGTTAACACTACTAAAGCATCGAGTCTCTGACGTACCATTGCCGTTAGGCTAGATTCTTTTGGCGGCTCTATTTTTAGCTGAGTCGCAATACAGCGAATGCCGCACAGCCTTTGGGCACCATATCGGGGTAATTCTAAAGGAGGAATCTGTGTCTGACGGGGAGTTCCCACTCCCACGCGAATTACCTGTCCGCGACGATTGATGTATGCACAGACGGCTTGGTTAATTTCCGTCGCGATCGCCGCTAGCCTTTGGGCAAATTCTGGCGTAACGGGGCGATCTCCTGGCAGTTTCTGATGATACAGTCTTTTAAGCTGTTTGATTTGGCTGGTTTTAAGCCCTTTATAGTTACCGTGTATAGTATCGATAGGCTCTACAAGTATAGTGATTGACAACAATAAAGTATTTTACATTCTAGCGAGAAAATAGGCTGAAAAACCGCTTTTTTTTACCACAAATTCCCGTTTTGTTTATATTTATTTACCAAAACTGTCGATAGTGTGCTAGGGTGTTTGAAGTAACGAGAACGAAAAGATTAACGATTAAGTTTGTATTTTTGCATCGGAGTCAGTTTTTTCCGTAAAGTATCGATCGACTTTTTTCCGAATAATCTTGTCTCTCCAAGCACAACAATCAACAAGGAGACAATTAATTTATGTCCATTTACGTAGGCAATCTTAACTATGACATCAATCAGCAAGACCTAGAAGAGGTATTTGCTGACTATGGAAGTGTTAAACGGGTTTATATTCCCACCGACCGTCAAACAGGTCATAGACGTGGCTTTGGCTTCGTAGAGCTAGAAAGCGACACCAACGAACAAAAAGCCATCGACACTCTAGACGGAGCAGAATGGATGGGAAGAGAAATCAGAGTTAATAAAGCAAAACCCCGTTAGAAACAGTTGCCTTTCCATTTAACAATCTAAATTGATAAAGCCGTTTTTCAAATTTGGAAAGCGACTTTTTTTACGGCAAATTATCTAACTACAGATACTTGCAATCTAACTTAAGATAAATAATATTTAAACTAAACTAACTCGACCCACTCAAAAGCTATTTATGCAGATCGATCTTCCCCATGCTTGGGTAAACAACGTTACTGAAGCTAAAGTAATTCAAGAACAGTTGCGCGATCGAGTTGTTAGGGAAGACTGTTTGAGTGAAGTAAACTATGTGGCGGGAGTAGACATTGGTTTTGAAAATAAATATGCAATAACCAAAGCCGCCATTGCCGTATTGAGTTTCCCCGAACTAGAATTAGTCGAAACTGCAATCGCTCGCATTCCTACCGTATTTCCTTACGTTCCTGGCTATCTTTCCTTTCGCGAAATACCCGCAATTTTAGAAGCCATACCCCAAATTAAAACTACTCCCGATTTGTTACTATGTGACGGACAGGGAATTGCCCATCCGCGCCGCTTGGGTATTGCCTCGCATTTAGGAGTATTGCTCGATTTGCCCACTATTGGCGTGGCAAAATCTTTATTGACGGGCAAACATGAAGCAGTACCCACTGAAAAAGGCAACTGGCAACCATTAATAGATAAAGGTGAAACCATTGGTGCAGTATTGCGATCGCGCACCAATGTCAAACCGATTTATATCTCTATCGGACACAAAATTAGTCTACCAACAGCAATTTCTTATGTAATACAGTGCCTGACTAAATATCGACTACCCGAAACTACTAGATGGGCAGACAAATTAGCATCTAACAAGTAATCTGTCGCTCGAACCAACGTCGATTTAAGATTATTCGGTTGGCGACATATTTCGGATAGCGGCAATTTTCCATTTACCTTCTTGGCGTACTACTAAAAAAGTACTCCACAAATTGCGGTCGGCATTATCTTCAAGTTTTATTTCATAGCGAGTATCTACAATTGCCACCTCCGAATCTAAAAACCGTATTTGTTCGATGGTAATTGTTCTCTTTCCTGGGTTGCGGTTGGAACTACGTAACATTCCTTCTACGGCAGTTTCAATTCCTCTACGCCATTCTCCAGAAGAAACTAGTTGGTCTACATCGGTAGTTAAAATATTTTCCAGCAAGTCTGTATCTCTGTTTTCTCTTGCTTGATTGTAGCGATCGATTAATAAATAAATATCCTGTTTTTGATTGTTAGATTCCCCTACATTCTGAGCAGTTACAGATGGGATAAACAATACATTGAGAAGGATGAACAGAAATATATTTTTTAGAGGTTTTGAGCGGCTGAAAATAGGCTGTCTATATGGCTTTTTTGTGGTATTTGGCGGTTTCATTTTTAGAATTATGGTTATTTTATCCCAATCACATTTAGTATGAGAAAACTTGGATTTCGGGATTGATGTTGATTTATGTTCCAAGTTATGGAGATAATAGCGCAAGCTTATTTCAGTTTGATTTTCGACCGCGATTGTGCAAATCGCACCATGCTAATATTTTAAAGCCAATAAGTGGGCAGACAAACTAGCATCTAACGAATAATTCGCCTATAAATCATTAATCAAACAAAATTAAATGCAGAATCTGCCAAACTTAAATCGGCATCAACGTTTTCTATTACAGCAATAACTTCCGAGCCAGCCGCAACTTGTGGAACGTAAAACAATTTAGCATCGAGACTGTCTCCACTGCCTGGGAGAAAATCTAAAAGATACTCGCCTACAAAGCCAGATAGCTGTATTTTGTCTTGCAGCGAATTAAAATCTTTAAGACGAACATAATCGACATCTCCTGCTGAAAAACTATTGCCGTCATCATAAAAAACACCAGATTTATTACCCAAAACAAAGATATCGCTGCCAATACCACCAGTTATAGTATCTTTTTCACCAGTACCCAAATTACCATTAGAAGCGACACCAATTAAGCGATCGCTACCATTACCGCCAATTAGAAGATCGCTACCATTACCAGCGACTAAAGTATCGTTACCAGCACCACCGTTGAGTGTATCGTTGCCATTACCGCTATAGAGGCGATCGCTATTGAGGTTTCCTAACAGGCGATCGCTGCCATTACTGCCGTTAAGAGTATCGTTACCGCTGCCGCCATAGATAAGATCGTTGTCGTTGTCTCCCAATAGGAGATCTTTACCTGTCTCGCCAACTAAAGTATCCTTACCAGCACTGCCGTTAAGAGTATCGTTACCGCTGCCGCCAGAGAGTTTGTCATCGCCGTAGAGTCCATTAATGCGATCGTTGCCAGCCAAACCAGAAATAACATCGTTTCCTATGCCACCATTGAGAATATCGTTTCTTGGACTGCCAGTTAGATTTAAAGGTTGGAAACCAAATATAACGTAGGCATTAGAGTTATTGCCAATTGAACCGTTGACGATGAGGTCGTCTAAATTGTCTCCATTAATGTCACCTTTGTTACTAATGACAGAACCATAGCGGGACGCACCAGAGACAACCAAACCATTACTGCTGTTAACTTTATTAAGGTCGAAAGAAGCCTTAAAACTACTATCGTTGCCAAAAATTACAAAAGTTGCTCTAGATGAACCAACTACAAGATCGTCAAAACCATCCCCGTTGATGTCTCCTCCATCATTAACCGCACCTACGCCCTCAAAATCCCTAGAACCTGGAATAATAAAGCCATTGCTACCATCGAGGCGATCGAGATTTACAGTAGCATTAAAACCTTTACTATTGCCAAAAGCTACATAAGCTGCTCCTTCAAAGCCAAAGCTGCCATCAACACCTCTATTAGGCGCACTAATAACAAAGTCGTCAAAACCATCGTTGTTAATATCTCCACCATTGCTAACGGTTTCACCCAAACCAATAAACTCGTTACCTGAAGTCGCGATCGCAAAACCGTTACTGCCATTTAGACTTGTTAGATCGAAATTGGCATCAAAACCTTCATCGTTACCAAAAATTACATAAGCTGCCCCTGTATAATCGACACCACGCGCACCAACAATAAGGTCATCAAAACCATCGCCGTTAATGTCTCCGCCATTGCTGAGGGCATATCCCAAACTATCGTAACTATTTAGACCTCGTATAACAAAACCATTGCTACCGTCAAGATTATCGATATCAAAAGTGCCGTCAAAATCAGCGTTACCAAAAATTACATAAGCCGCACCATTGCCATAACTATTATTATTTA
This window of the Myxosarcina sp. GI1 genome carries:
- a CDS encoding tetratricopeptide repeat-containing serine protease family protein → MNSFFNSHLITNVISGTTVTAALVITQASVVMAKDATEIAAIAIATTVKIDNSLGIPGGSGVIIAKRDNTYTVLTANHVVQNLNVGYVVKTKSQQYSVNKVTSLKEQTGLDLATVTFESPETYSVATFGDSKYATVGASVYVSGYPLSVDINSDRQHEFTTGMITSIREDAAEGYSMRYQALTRRGMSGGPVFNSSGQLIGIHGQGDVIGSVKSESSSIPEPLKTGFNAAIPIKNFLEASTIAGIDNSNLAVKGGKPDQEQNIDLEARKKYIEGVELLQRGNIEAANNYLIEAEDENPDNVLAVYYQGLIDYTKRNINSAIAKYDRAIAIDPSFSLAHFSRGLANYRLGNKQEALEDYNNALQSNPADHWSYLNRGILREELKDIPGALSDYDRAIEIAPDYGKSYHNRGAVRYYQRDFPGAVADFKKASELFFQQGDTESYNVTIDSLNKAEKALRNSQPSQQNPANSQYPSNSQDSSGYTQESANPTNTYPPVPEIVPAKSNLRDL
- a CDS encoding serine protease, producing the protein MKCNRRQSRTRNSAKVAWFMAKSHNQQLKLFIAILVTISGSCWQQKLVHPQTIPSYVLPDDTYSQDIYRQAQSTTVRIVRPNTSGSGVIIRQQGNIYTVLTNWHVVATNDILNILTVDGQAHVLLQEPQQLHDLDLAIVQFQSLDRYPIATTTKNTPQPGEKVYAAGFPLYDGDRTSNTIALGIQAFRLTQGEVSLIPFKSLSQGYSLGYTNDIEAGMSGGPIFNTQGLLIGINGRQKYAEPDFGAYIFEDGSEPPPEILEKMVNSSWGIPITSYLQFAPQASQTE
- a CDS encoding COP23 domain-containing protein, whose protein sequence is MKYKLDIISFAIASCFTAIAQPGFAQVPTQTGFRCDNSSGTFTTIYHNNQGVEEPWIQWVSDHFSGSGWTPEARCQEVSARLETFRLNKQLKYVTLGTINNQQVICVASQNQGPCEGIIYTLKPGQDGLQALNNLFEWRTKGASESSNYESVTEIPYIDVGSKLNETMPTPPIYQLESPNRSNREF
- the glnT gene encoding type III glutamate--ammonia ligase, producing MTAIYGSDKNSILAESKSLQLQLRERGVKYALASYVDIHGMCKAKMVPLSHFEQMSQGSELFTGAALDGVPQSIHDEEVAAHPDLNSAIVLPWNREIVWFASDLYCENAPFEACSRNILKRTLAQAEEMGYSFNLGIETEFFILRDTEDGKFATASDRDNLAKACYDVPTLLDNYQVIDELVTAMNELGWDVYSFDHEDAQGQFEIDFNYSDALTMADRFTFFRLMAKEIARKHGYFASFMPKLSSELTGSGAHYNMSLADKDTKKNLFIDLNDSRGCKLSKLGYQFIAGILKHAPAICAVTCPTVNSYKRLVPKGAMSGSTWAPVYICYGNNNRTNMLRIPLAGGRVECRAADISTNLYLGAAMILAAGLEGIRDGLDAGEPHTENMYEYTLDKLTASGIKFLPRTLGEAIEAFANDPLSKKVMGDSMYQTYIDYKQREWEEYHNHISDWEIERYLKFF
- the hflX gene encoding GTPase HflX, with the translated sequence MLSITILVEPIDTIHGNYKGLKTSQIKQLKRLYHQKLPGDRPVTPEFAQRLAAIATEINQAVCAYINRRGQVIRVGVGTPRQTQIPPLELPRYGAQRLCGIRCIATQLKIEPPKESSLTAMVRQRLDALVVLTLTGVGKLRRGGGATGYVKEAYLAHLLPQPNLDLETSAYWTVSPAMSVDAISQQDFFDLVDGLEAEFEREYVAQQVDTNQERVILVGLKSDRTSDREFDESINELIGLVNTAGGTVLQTVSQKRSHPHPQTLVGAGKVREIALKVQTVGANLVAFDRDLSPAQVRNLETQFGVRVVDRTEIILDIFAQRARSRAGKLQVELAQLEYMLPRLVGRGQAMSRLGGGIGTRGPGETKLETERRSIQKRIARLQKEVNQLQAHRSRMRQQRQKQEVPSVAIVGYTNAGKSTLINALTNAEVYAADQLFATLDPTTRRLSVTNTVTDKAQNILLTDTVGFIQQLPPPLVDAFRATLEEVTEADALVHVVDLSHPAWENQIRSVMQILGEMPLAPGPILLVFNKLDRVDSETLAKAKEEFPLALFISASDRLGLETLRQKLAQLVDYAGVG
- a CDS encoding RNA-binding protein translates to MSIYVGNLNYDINQQDLEEVFADYGSVKRVYIPTDRQTGHRRGFGFVELESDTNEQKAIDTLDGAEWMGREIRVNKAKPR
- the nfi gene encoding deoxyribonuclease V (cleaves DNA at apurinic or apyrimidinic sites), producing the protein MQIDLPHAWVNNVTEAKVIQEQLRDRVVREDCLSEVNYVAGVDIGFENKYAITKAAIAVLSFPELELVETAIARIPTVFPYVPGYLSFREIPAILEAIPQIKTTPDLLLCDGQGIAHPRRLGIASHLGVLLDLPTIGVAKSLLTGKHEAVPTEKGNWQPLIDKGETIGAVLRSRTNVKPIYISIGHKISLPTAISYVIQCLTKYRLPETTRWADKLASNK
- a CDS encoding SgcJ/EcaC family oxidoreductase translates to MFIPSVTAQNVGESNNQKQDIYLLIDRYNQARENRDTDLLENILTTDVDQLVSSGEWRRGIETAVEGMLRSSNRNPGKRTITIEQIRFLDSEVAIVDTRYEIKLEDNADRNLWSTFLVVRQEGKWKIAAIRNMSPTE
- a CDS encoding FG-GAP repeat protein, whose product is MANTLFDVKDLNGDIGFKIVGLDTFDGFINDISNGGDINGDGFDDLVLSAQNQGTNNASKDKFSNYRGAVYTIFGSNNGFDAAVNINNLDESDGFVIQGLNDNDNLGLAVSNTGDINGDGLNDLIIGARASNVANKKRGVAYVVFGSSNGFDATFDLKSLDGSNGFIVYDSKIISDLGRAVSSGGDINGDGFDDFIVSAPSVRLNNNSYGNGAAYVIFGNADFDGTFDIDNLDGSNGFVIRGLNSYDSLGYALSNGGDINGDGFDDLIVGARGVDYTGAAYVIFGNDEGFDANFDLTSLNGSNGFAIATSGNEFIGLGETVSNGGDINNDGFDDFVISAPNRGVDGSFGFEGAAYVAFGNSKGFNATVNLDRLDGSNGFIIPGSRDFEGVGAVNDGGDINGDGFDDLVVGSSRATFVIFGNDSSFKASFDLNKVNSSNGLVVSGASRYGSVISNKGDINGDNLDDLIVNGSIGNNSNAYVIFGFQPLNLTGSPRNDILNGGIGNDVISGLAGNDRINGLYGDDKLSGGSGNDTLNGSAGKDTLVGETGKDLLLGDNDNDLIYGGSGNDTLNGSNGSDRLLGNLNSDRLYSGNGNDTLNGGAGNDTLVAGNGSDLLIGGNGSDRLIGVASNGNLGTGEKDTITGGIGSDIFVLGNKSGVFYDDGNSFSAGDVDYVRLKDFNSLQDKIQLSGFVGEYLLDFLPGSGDSLDAKLFYVPQVAAGSEVIAVIENVDADLSLADSAFNFV